GCGGCCCCGCGCGTGGGCGAAGGCGGCGTCGCAGAGGCGCGCGGCAAGCCCCTGCCCGCGCTTGCTCCGCGGCACGTACGTGTGCACCATGTCCATcaccgccggcgacgggagGCGGTACTCGAGGAAGGCCTCGCCGTCGGGCGTCTCGAATCTTTCCTTGTCTTCCCTCCACACGATGCTCTccgcctccggcggcggagggccctCCACCTCCCGCTTGCCCGCGCCGCCCTCCTTCGCCATCGGATCGCCCCGGTGACTCTGCTGCTCTTCGGAGTCGGACTCAGCTCGTTGCTCGTGCCAGCCGCCGCACAGATGATTGGGGAATGGGGAGCCTGATTGGGAAGGAGCAGGCAGCTTATGGGCTTGGCCCAACCAAATCTTCGATGGATCAGAATTTTTTTGGGCCTGTGTGCATAATCTGGGCTGGGGCCGTACCCTCCAGATATTGCAATGGGCTGCAGGATTCTGCCAACATTTGTAGTAATTTAGAAGAGAAGTTTTCTGTTTTCGTTCACAAATCAAAACTGTAGGATTCTACGAGtagaacaagaaaaaaaaaccgtCAAATCTCTTTAAACAAAGGAGAAAGGGGCTGCCGACCAATCTTTACCGGGCCACATATCGTCTTTTAACACAAATTACAGAGCTACTATGGGCATCGAAATATCTTTAGAAAAagcaaagcaaatcaaagcaaaGGAAGCGCTAGAATTTCACGCTTTGGAAAAAAGTGAGGAGAGAATGGTGGCTGTGAGAAGCAAAGCACGCAGCCAGGCAGCGAACAAGGAACCATGCGTGTTTCAGAGATCGATTTCACGCTTGTCGTAGCACGTATAGACAAGCAAGGAACCATGCCTGTTTCAGAGAAAGCAAGCTAAGGTAGCTGCTCGTTTGCAGTAGAGTTTTGATTCGGTGCACAAGGCACAAGCTCGGTACTGACAATTCAATTTGATTTTATGGTTTCTGCGGACGCAGGAGCTGGCGATAGGTGCTGATCAAACCAGCGAATTCATGGGTTAGATCGGCCTTTCCTGTTCGTTTGCCTTCTATACGGCAAGAGGATCGGAATTTCATCATGCACTTTGAGCTACGGTACTACTGTGATTCATGTGACTGTAAGCGTCGGTACTTTTAATCCAAGCAAGTTTTCAGACACCAGTGCACTCTATTAGCTGGTTTGTACATGCGCCAACGTCCACTGATTCATACACCCTATTAGAGCATGCATTCGTATTGGATTAACTGCTTGTTAACTGAAGCTGCAACGAATTAATGTGACCTCACTTTGCTTCCTGCTTACTGCACTGCAGCCGATCACGGCAAGAGACGTTGACAGCGCAAGAGACGAGATATTTTATTATATTCGGAACAACAGAGACAAAAAGGTCATCTATTTTGATGGTGGAGTGGCTTTGGGGCGGTACCGGTTCTCAGATCCATGGCACAAGAACTCCGGTCAACCAAAGCTAAGAAAACTCCTCCAGAATTATGCTTTGACACAATAATTTACATTGATTGCTCAGCGTGGGAAAGTAGAAGGGTGATGCAAAGGAAAATCGCAGAGGAGCTCAAGCTTGGCCCTGAAATAATGGCCATGTTTGACAAgcaggatgaggaggacgactTCAAAGGTCTGTATCATGACTCCAGGGACACGGTCAGCGAACTAACACATTCACAGTTCCGGTCACTTCTGCATGAAGAAGCCGCTGACATAGTTGCTCGCCAATCATGGATGCAGAGCATCGACCAAACAATGGTAATAGAGTGCTGCTTGTACGAGTTATTCTTACAATATAGTTTTCACAGTGCCACTGAATTGGATTGGGTGTCTCATGCTCCAAACTACTGGATGTGCGATGGGATCATTAAAAGGGATGGAACAAGGAAGATTAGTGACACATTGCATCAGGAAATACGTTGGGAGTTGGGTGATTCTTTTCTTGGCAGCAGCATGTTTGAAAAACTCATGGAAGATCTGAAGGCTCCATTTTTGGTAATCAATGACGATGTTTCCTTCTTTGAAAAGAGACCATTTCGTTGGATTTGTGTCACCTCAAAAAATCTGCCAATACAAGAGGATACAAAAGCCATATTGGAAAGGGCATCGTCTGTGTTCGTAGCACTTGAAACGTCTGATAACCCGCAAGGCTTACCAAATGGGCTTCTTACACATTGCAGTAACCTTGGCGTGCTAGTTTTATATTATTGTGCCTTCAATTTTATATCACCTCCTTTCCTCCAGTGACGTGGATTGAGATTCCTCGGATTAGATCACTGTACACATGACAACACAAGTGAAGTTGAAAACTATACAAACTGGGTGTGTCTACAAAGCCTATGGGTGCTTGACTTACGATACACAGAATGGGGAGATATCTTATCTGAAGAAAAGATGGATATCATGGCTAACCTCAGGGAGCTGAACATCGAGGGATTCATGTCCTGGCAACTGATAAGCAAATTACAGGGTAGGCTACATCACCTTCAAAAGCTTCGGATATTCAAACCTACTCAAAAAGCAGAGGTGACAACAATGGATCACCACAACTCATTTATGGACAAAATGAATAAAAATGAATATGGAAATACTTGATTTGTCTGGTAACAGAGACATGGAAAACCTACCGGCAAGCTTATCAATAGCAAAAAACCTCCAGATGCTTTTCCTTGATGGTTGTGACGGGCTAGAGAATGTCGTTGTGCCCGAGGGGCTTCCCTCTTCCCTAAGGTCGTTTAGCTTTGATGGGTATGGACGGGTAACCCACTGGATGCCATCTTTTAAGCTACCTCTGGAATCTTCTGAGcagaagccgccgattgatgcAGATAAAAGGGATGTCAAAACCTCCAAGATATCTCTGCAAGGCTGCACGCAATTGGAGAATTTGTTTGTGGAGCTGGACCTCTCAGGATGTGCAATCAAGGTACTTGACTTTACCACTATGGTGGTAAATGTCCCGGTGCTCAAGCGGCTCTTTCTGCTGGGTTGTAAGAACCTCCGCGCAATAATATGGGGCTTATATGATTCAATGGAACTGCTAAAGCTGGAGTTGGTATGCATAGATACACGACCGGAGAGGAGAGGGCACATGGGTTTACTCGCCCGTCTCTTGCCCAACATAAGCATTTCCTTCTGCAGTTGCGTGCTATTCTTGCAGACGTGAGGCTCGCTAGGTCCTTGTTTCCTCTAGTGCGTCATTATACAAATGAAAGGACCGTCAAGAAGATGATTGAACCCAGCAAGCGGCAGCACGATGATGCTGTGAGCCGGTATGGTGATGTATTTTCCAAGATTGGTGATGCCCCGATGCTGGTCTTCCTGCAGCCTCCGACTCAGCAGTTGGATTGTCATATTGAGATTAGTGATGGGAGCCATAGCTTGGAGAGTGAACTGTCACATTCTAATTATTTACATCATCTAATGGCGGAGTTCACTAGATCCCTGCATGTGCACGATGCCTCGACCATCGTTAGCATGCCTGCGTAGTGCGtgctggaggcgcctgaggtggtgCCGCACGGAAAGAT
This portion of the Setaria viridis chromosome 7, Setaria_viridis_v4.0, whole genome shotgun sequence genome encodes:
- the LOC117865564 gene encoding acetyltransferase At1g77540, which produces MAKEGGAGKREVEGPPPPEAESIVWREDKERFETPDGEAFLEYRLPSPAVMDMVHTYVPRSKRGQGLAARLCDAAFAHARGRGMRVVPTCSYISDTYLPRNPALEELVYKDQDPHPKPSSM